AGGCCCTGGAAAGCTGCCATTGACGGTCAAGATGCTCTTCGTGCTACACAGCTTAGTGAACTGGGATTCTTGCAACTAATTTAAACAGAGCAAAGAATCAAAACTCAGCACTGCTCTCTCTTAGTAACACAAACACAAACAGAGAAGAGGGGAAAGAAAGCAAGGAACTTACAAAAAACTCGTAATAATGGACATCAGCTGTGGATAAGACAAGGATATTCAGAAACAAAAGCCCTGATAACCATATAAACTCTCGCTTTTCAGAACCCATGTTTTTCTGTTTTTTGGTTCTATGTATCTGTGTTCTTCGCGTCTCCCCTTTATTTCTTGGTAATGTTTTGGGTTTTTatccatttcttaattaattaaaaaaaaaagaagaaaaaaggcaGCCTTTAATCCAAGCCAATTGCTTAGGAGGTTAGTTAAGTTCTGTGCAGTCAAATATTTCCAACTTTCTAGACGCATAATCTGACAAAACCGACAGAATATTTGACTTGGATTCCTTTTCCAACATGGAAAAGACAAAATATATTTATGGTAAatcatatttgaaattttattaaaataaaataaattgaaacatgcaaaatgcaaaattcatgtataattaaGAGAGCTAAAGATCAGTGTTACTGCACGATTTATCAGCAAAATCTGGTTAGAAATGACAAGCCACTTTTCTCCTACACCAGACCATTTTCTGAAAATGATTTAATTCTCTATTCAAAGAGAGATTTTGTTTTATGATAAAGGTGTCCTAAAACTAAATTTCATGCCATGGTTGTAAAtgaattaacttatttattaagttaaataaataaacataaataagatTTTAAGACTCGTTTATTAAACTAACgcaatacaaataaaatatatttatgttcaTGAATAAATTCGTTTATATTCATTTAAAGCTCATATAACAAATTATTTGAAGTTCGTTTATTgtttcattaatatatattaataacattattttggcttgtatgtttttttataatataattattcatttttatatttggttAGTCTATAtctaaataatatatgaattgtTTGTTATTTATGAACATTGTTCGTAAACATGTTTCAATGTATGTTCATTTAATGTTTgtgaacattaaataaataaatataattttttttttaaattttaacaatcATGAACTAAACACAAACAAGTTTCAAAATAAGCGAAGGAATATAAACTTAATATTTCGGATAGTTAACTAATTCAATCTGTGGGTCATATTACTGGAAAATTGTAAGAAAGCAACGGAAAGTTTGCATCATTTTCTGGAAAACGCGTTAAGCAGGCCGAAGTGCATTATGCAATTTTTTAGTTATTCTTTAATGCTCTTTAACAATCAACTAATGGATTCAAAGTTAGTGACAAAGTCGTTCATGGCGGGCTAGCTAGCTGGATAATCtccaaattaataatttgaaagtgaTAATCATTTGactaaatccttttttttttttttcagtttcccTTTAACAAACCTACCAAATTTGGGCCCATGCCACTAGTCATACAATTACTTAATTAAGTGAAATTTTAACATGTtgcattttgtttttcattttatataatttgtgTACTCCATCCTcaaatttttaaaccaaaaaataatatgCAAGCGATCGCATTCTCTTCTCTTAATTGATGTAATAATAatgatgttaattaaattaaaatttaataaattgtaatttatattttctttcatttgatTTTGAGAGTTGATTGATTTTACCTAATAGTTGGACATAGAGTTACAACTCACTTTAACAATTGAAAGAATAAAAGAGAACTTCCAATGTAAGATATGATTTAAGTTTAACTCACTCACCAAGTTACAGCCTCGCTTCTATACATCAACTAAATCAATCTCTCCGTCAACACTTTCTCATTGTAAACTTAGTTACAAgctaaaacaatttatttacaaTGATTTGCACTAAAATTAACTAAGTTCCTCGCAATGTACATTCCtatataatgaaataaacaagtcctTTAAATAGGTGTTCAAGGCTTGTAAAAACCATAATCCATGTGAAAGtatatctctttaaattttgatttgcatAGATCTTCAATAAGGGAGCAAAATAATCAAAGATCCCTTAAGAGTAGTCTTCTAAAGAGTTCAAATCTTTTCAATTGAGAAAATTCAATTACAAAAAATCCTTACTTAATTTGATTTTCTTCACGTGCTAATCCattaaattattgttaaaattcctcatattaattgtttttttataaaaatgccaACATATatgacaaattaaattacataataatccaattGCTTACCTGTAAAGGTCCAATTGGCactaaaaaatatgatttttttttcaaaattgttagAATAAAATccaataattaaataacattaattaCGTTTAATTCAAAGTTGGTTGAatgaattttcatatattttaatatacgTCTAACTACTAAGGaaattcatataatatatcaACTATAAGGAcgcatacaaaaataaaattataaataaaacatgATTAAGTTGAGTTAAGCatgattaattatttcaaatcttATGGATAAAAACAACAGCTAAAGAACTTTACCCCTTTGATAAAGTCCAACTCCATTTAACTTTAGATTTAATGGATGACTAATGTAATAAACAAGGTCAGAgattagaaggaaaaaaaaaagagagagcttAATGGTATTTATGctagagctgatcatgggccGGACCAGAAGGTCCgctcgaaaaatgaaaaaatttgggtaaaaatataggctcgaaaaatgggcttgggcaaaaaaacgaggcctaTTTAGAAAACGGACCAGGCCTCGAGTAAGATTTTTTGGCCCGAGACCGGCCCAGCCCGACTcgaattatatactaaatattttattttattttcaatctttttaattgttgacaatttaatttagcttacaatttatagtttgttataaaattaaatatgttgattgGTTAATGTATAGATATTTTGGTTGGTTCATTATATTTTGTAGGTTTTTGATGTTGTTGGTGATGCTGTCTTTTGTGCTGTTTGgtgttattttttgtgtttttttttatgttgtttggtGTTGTTTTGATGTTGTTTTAATGCTACTTTTTATGGTGTTTTATTGTTCTTTCGCAGctatttattatgttatttgttgttgtttttaatattatttggatattgtaaaacttttgttttattattaattttgttattattttagttctaacttgtttcaattttaatataatcactttttattatattttcaattcgtgtattgttttaagaattgttttagtatcattttttatttgtttcttgttttaatatttgtttttatatttttaagtgtatttgatttattatattttaaaatttttatttaataaaataagttaaaaatttttaatatggaTTGGGCCGGGTCAGGCTCgggcttagtaattttattttggacCGAATTTGGacaatttttaggcccatattttgggccgggcaGAGCCGGGCCGGGCCTAGAAAATGACCCAAAATTTTGCTTAGGCCGGACCCGGTCCATGATCAGCTCTATAATTTAAGCCACCaactttttttcataaaaattcatttaagctATTCCGAATTCTTTTACCCAATTGAACTCCTAGACTAATAAAACTAATCAAATAAACTCTTTAACTAATGTTGACCATTAGAAATTAGCGGCAACGTTGACATGCTTATTAACAAATGCGACGTCAACACTATTTGCTAATGTGTCAGTGCTAAATCGTCGCCGAATACTTATGTGACAGTGCTACATTATTGTCGGTTGTTGTCAcgttaacaaaaataaaaaaaatattttttaaaattaattttaaatcatttccTGAATTATaaagaaacataaaaataataataaccattagtatttattaaaaattataataatcattagaaataaattaaaaaccataaaactttcaaaacctaatttattaaaaaccataaaaatttaaaaaaattaatttacaaaaggGTTAGAAATTAGTTAAAAACcataaaattctataaaaaaatagttttttatagcattttataaaaatttaattttctcattttattaaaatttataatatataaaattttaatattggcTTTCTGTTCTTTGAATCTTGCATTGCTGTGAATGTTTGAcagtctttttcttttctttcttttgttaatTTGAACCTGTGGTATATAAGAACACAGTAAAAGGATAAGTAGGATTAACATGGGATATGCTTATTTGACCATTTGTGTTATGTCCATTTTTCTAGAAGCTAGCATATTTCTTCTCAATAATAAAAACTGTAATACTAATAGACATgtgaaaaaaatagtaaaataattttataaatttttatgattttcattaatttctaataaattttataaattattttaaatttttagggtttttagcaaattaatttattataaatttgatggtttttaattaaCTTCTAATAacattacaatttttaattaagtttagtgatttttataattttttttatatttttataaatctagaataaatttagataaataagTGTCTAGATTTAAATAAATCTGAATAACCATTTGTTTAGATTCATTATgtacttatttaaaaaataaatttttaaatttttattcttttaacgTGGCACCTATTTAATCATGTTAGTATTGTCGTTAAATAGCAACGATGAGTGTTAACTAAAAAGCTTATTTGACCAATTTTATTAGTGGAGGGTTCAAGCAAAAAGTTAGGAAGGGATTAAataacttattaaaaatttcgaggggcttataaaaaaatttattttagtgaattaatataaaaggttaaaatttgttgatattggtttattttaaaagtaaaatttggTGATAATGTAGTGAATAGTGATGAATTGTTTTTTTGTCAACATTTCAGAATTTCTGTTCTTTTTCGCTGGATTTCCAATAAATAAAAGGTTGGAAAATTATACTTTAGTAGGTACATCCAGTTTTAATTTAATAAGACCTTACTAATTATTGACAATTTCATCACGTTGATTTCACAATTTCAAATACTCAATTTAATCTCATATAAAAATTTCACCGTCATAAAATGTGTGCACATAGGCATCCAACGACTTAAGATAGTCTTTATCACGCTCTCATTCCAAAAACTGTAGGGAAAAGTAGATaccttaaaatattataaaacgaGCACAGCAGTGAGGATGCTGGCATCCAACCTTGCATTTGCATAAACAATTTTAAACATCAACTTAATATTACCTAGTCTAAATTGGACATGAAATTAAAAATCCATATTTAGGTACTAAAATAATCCGACGtgagaaaaatagaaataaaaactaGAAACATCATGTTTGAAGTTTAATCTTTTGACTGGAAAATGCAATTTTCGTATACTTTCAAAGAAAGAAACCTAAGGAGCACTTACTTCCTTTCCTATAAATGGTTGACCCAAAGATGAGAACATTCAGGGGAGAACTAAGAACACATTAGACAGGGGAGAAATGGGTTTACAGCAAGGTTTAGTGACATGGTTTGTAGGGGTTCTATTTCTAAGCACTTTGCTCCTTTCCAATGCAGATGTACATCACTATGAATTCTTTGTGAGTAcccttttctctttttcatatatattctttcatgtcatagTTGTTTCGAATGGATAATCTTTAACCTCATATTCAACCTACGTAATTTACTGGCCTGATTATGAAATGCTTTTCCCTTCtctgttttaaataaataacGTTCAGGTCTGATACAACATCTTTGCTTTAACTATTACAGAGTAATGGTAGAAATGTCTCCTTAAATCATGGCAGTGGCTTTTTTTCCTTTACAGTTTAATATGTGTTGAGATTTGACTGCAGGTGCGAGAGTCAAATTTTACTAAGCTGTGCAACACAACGACATTGCTGGTCGTAAACGACAGCTATCCAGGGCCTGAGATTCGGGTTCACAGAGGTGATACTGTCTTCGTTAATGTCCACAATCAAGGAAACTACGGCTTCACCATTCACTGGTAACTATAACCTTTCTTTCATTCTTCCAATCTAATCTCCCAAATAATTGAAATCAAAAGTGGttaaatcaaattaaacatgCTGCAGGCACGGCGTGAAACAACCGAGGAATCCATGGTCCGACGGTCCCGAGTTCGTAACGCAGTGCCCCATCCAACCAGGGACCAACTTCACCTATGAAATCGTACTATCGGATGAAATAGGAACACTGTGGTGGCACGCACACAGTGACTGGACTCGCGGTTCCGTCCATGGAGCCTTCGTCATTTTGCCGGCCAAGAAAGAAACTTATCCGTTCCCCACGCCAGACGCCGATCAAACTATCATACTTGGTAAGCATATCTTTTGATTCTTTGGTTGTGTTACTTGTGTATAATTATAGCATCTTAATTTGATTTCTGGAATGGATTTACAGAATCATGGTACGATGGGGACTACAAGCAAATTATTGATGACGCACTTGCCGCCGGTGTCTCTCCTCGCCAACCAAGTGCTTATGCTATCAGTGGACACGTCGGAGACACATATGGATGCCCCAATGGTATGTTCTAGCATTACTGAAACCGGATTGAGTTTGTCGGCCTTTGGATCCCTTATACTAAGAGCCTATAGTTGGTTGTTGCAGATACAATATTCCGTATGCAAGTTGATTCTGAGAAGATATACCTTCTCCGAATAATTAACGCTGCAATGAACGAACATTTTTTCTTCACCATCGCGAACCACACCCTCACAGTCGTCGCACAAGATGCCTCCTATGTTCGAAGGTTTACGAGGGACTATATATTGATAAGCCCTGGCCAAACCATGGATGTTTTGGTCTCTGCCAATCGAAACGTTGGCCAATATTACATGGCTATTAGGCCTTTCTCTGATTCCTCTGCTGCACCTGTTGACAACATCACTACTGGCATTTTTGAATATACAAACAGTGAGGGCGGATTGAATGCTTCCTTGATAACGTTGCCCGTAATGAACGATACAGATGCTATGATTAACTTCCTAAACCAAATTCGGAACACGAAAGTCTCCCAGAATCCGCGGATAAATGTGCCGGCAGATAAGGATATTAAAAGACGAGTGTTCATGACACTCGCGGTAAACAACTTGCCTTGCAACACCTGTGTTGTAGGCAGCAGACTTGTTGCAAGTTTGAACAATGTAAGCTATGTTTCCCCAAGTATTGACATTCTCCAAGCATACTACAACaggtatattatatatatccatGGTTATAGCAATTCTTAAATCATGATTTCACTACCGTAGCTGCCTAATTGTTAAAAGTTTTGGTAAAATTGCAGGAACATGAGTGGTGTTTACACCGAAGATTTTCCATTGAATCCCCCAGTAATCTATGATTTCACTGGAAACTTGACTAATCTCAATACCCCTGTTGAGGAAGGGACGAGGGTAATAGTGGTAAATTATGGGGAAGGAGTTGAGATGGTGCTGCAAGCAACCCAGATGGGGGCTGGTGGAAGTCACCCAATCCATTTGCACGGTTCTAGCTTCTATTGGGTGGGAACAGGTTTCGGAAATTTCAACAATAAGACAGACCCAAGGACTTATAATCTGGTTGATCCACCACTCATTAACACTGTCCATGTTCCTGGTAGAAGATGGGTTGCCATCAGATTTTTTGCTACCAATCCCGGTAAGTTTTTCAATTAGAAAATTGTTTAAATAAAAAGAAGCTCATCTTTCTTACGACCAAAGTTTTAACTAATTACAATATTTTCAGGAGTATGGTTTATGCATTGCCATTTGGAGAGGCATAGTAGCTGGGGAATGGACACTGTTCTCATCGTGAGGAATGGTAAAACCAAGAAAACAAGCATCCGCCCACCGCCATCTACCATGCCTCGTTGTCCTGGAACCTAGAACTACTACAAGCATAGAATtaacacatacatacatacacacaagtAGTTTCTAGATTTACATttttaataagaataaaattcCTGTGCCCTCTTCTTGGTCCACCAATCTTTTTTCACATGTGTACAAGTAAATGAATAGAGTTGATAATGTTTTTCGTCTCCAGAAAACTTTAGCCTCTGGGCACAATTTATTTTCTGGGTTTTATGTATTCTTTTAACTCATcatctaaatttcaattttaagaaATCATCTTTCTATCCATGGTCTTGGTATTTTTTTGCTGGGTTTCTCTTTGCCATGACATGCATTTATGAATCAAAAGGAGCAACAATGGAATCGAAAACTTCAAAACAAACAATATGGTTCATCTTCATCGCTTCagaaataaactaaaacaaataaattaatctGTAGAATAGTCTATTAAAACACAGCTTCAATGACAGCAAAAACAACAAAAGAAGAAACCCAGGGAAAGCAGATTGGATAATAATTTAACCAATCTATGAACTTTTTAACTTAAAAGGAATGGCCTAATAAAGAATTAAACTTTTTTGGTAAAGGGAAAGAATTCAAACCCTCCCTTAATGTCAATATTCAAAAATTACTACTGAAAATGATTGGATAGTCGCAACGCGCGGCACTAAAAGGGCAGAGGAATTTTCACTtttctaataataaaatatgtgtaattaaaaaactttattcactctgattttgtataatttaatatataaatattgatttCATTCGattctcataaattattaattaaatttattaaatata
The sequence above is drawn from the Gossypium hirsutum isolate 1008001.06 chromosome A05, Gossypium_hirsutum_v2.1, whole genome shotgun sequence genome and encodes:
- the LOC107959545 gene encoding laccase-14; its protein translation is MGLQQGLVTWFVGVLFLSTLLLSNADVHHYEFFVRESNFTKLCNTTTLLVVNDSYPGPEIRVHRGDTVFVNVHNQGNYGFTIHWHGVKQPRNPWSDGPEFVTQCPIQPGTNFTYEIVLSDEIGTLWWHAHSDWTRGSVHGAFVILPAKKETYPFPTPDADQTIILESWYDGDYKQIIDDALAAGVSPRQPSAYAISGHVGDTYGCPNDTIFRMQVDSEKIYLLRIINAAMNEHFFFTIANHTLTVVAQDASYVRRFTRDYILISPGQTMDVLVSANRNVGQYYMAIRPFSDSSAAPVDNITTGIFEYTNSEGGLNASLITLPVMNDTDAMINFLNQIRNTKVSQNPRINVPADKDIKRRVFMTLAVNNLPCNTCVVGSRLVASLNNVSYVSPSIDILQAYYNRNMSGVYTEDFPLNPPVIYDFTGNLTNLNTPVEEGTRVIVVNYGEGVEMVLQATQMGAGGSHPIHLHGSSFYWVGTGFGNFNNKTDPRTYNLVDPPLINTVHVPGRRWVAIRFFATNPGVWFMHCHLERHSSWGMDTVLIVRNGKTKKTSIRPPPSTMPRCPGT